A genomic region of Pelodiscus sinensis isolate JC-2024 chromosome 1, ASM4963464v1, whole genome shotgun sequence contains the following coding sequences:
- the LOC102445789 gene encoding lysozyme g-like: protein MLFTLMILGLAALFGTSESQSGCYGDIKRVDATGASCATARPEGLSYCGVRASAEIARKDLSRMNRYKTIIKSAAKKYCVDPSVVAGIISRESHAGAALKDGWGDGGNGFGLMQVDKRSHRPVGKWNSQEHLNQGTGILVSMINGIKRKFPKWTKEQQLKGGISAYNAGVGNVRTYAGMDIGTTHNDYANDVVERAKFYKRNGY, encoded by the exons ATGCTATTCACGCTGATGATTCTGGGCCTTGCTGCCCTTTTTG GTACTTCTGAAAGTCAGTCTGGATGCTATGGTGACATAAAAAGAGTCGATGCCACTGGGGCTTCCTGTGCAACTGCAAGACCAGAAGGCTTAAGCTACTGTG GAGTTCGTGCTTCAGCAGAGATTGCTCGGAAGGACTTGAGTAGAATGAACAGATATAAAACCATCATTAAGAGCGCTGCCAAAAAGTACTGTGTGGATCCATCTGTGGTTGCTGGTATCATCTCCCGAGAGTCACATGCTGGAGCTGCCCTAAAAGATGGCTGGGGTGATGGTGGAAATGGATTTGGTTTGATGCAG GTTGATAAACGCTCCCATAGACCAGTTGGAAAATGGAATAGCCAGGAACATCTCAATCAGGGGACAGGCATCCTTGTTAGTATGATAAATGGAATCAAAAGAAAGTTCCCTAAATGGACCAAGGAACAACAGCTGAAAG GTGGGATTTCTGCCTACAATGCAGGAGTAGGAAACGTCCGAACCTATGCTGGAATGGATATTGGCACAACCCACAATGATTATGCCAATGATGTAGTTGAACGAGCCAAGTTTTATAAGAGAAATGGATATTGA